The Vibrio sp. 16 genome segment AACGCAAAACAGGCGTCGCCCTTGGTTAACTCGTCTAGCTTTTCACTGAATGCTCTTCGATTGAGCAGCCCAGTCAACGAATCATGGTTGACCAAAAATTGCAGCTCTTCAGTTCGCTCATCAAGTAATATAGATAAGTGTTCCTTTTCTCTCACCTGAAGAAACACGATGTAGCCGAGCAAGCAAGCAATGACCAAGCCACCGAAGCCTATGCTGCGCAAAACGATACGATCGTTGTTGGTTACGCGACTGGCCAACTTAAAGTCAATCATCCATTCTCGATTCGGCAAGGCAATTTTCTTGCTGACTTGAAGCCCCGCTTCACTTTCCCATCCTTCACTGACGTACAGTATTGGATCATCTTCCGCGTCAAACCCCAAATCCGTCACTTTAACCAACATCTGCTGGCCTGACGCCGTCCGCTCGATTAAGCCTTCGAAGTACCGAGTCGATCGAATCACGCCAACAACCACACCAATCAAGCGCTCTGATGAGTTTCCATCAAAAACAGGATGGTAGACGAGTAAACCTGTCTTCTCCAATGTGCGATCTAGGCCATCTTGCAACAAACGTACTTTGTCTGAAACGTTTGGCTCACCCGTTGCACGAATACCATCGAGGATAAGCTGGAACCGCAGGCGCGAAGAATAAAAGCCAAGCAGTTTTAAATTCGCCTCGCTAAGAGGATAAATATCTGTCGCAACGTAAATGTCTTCATCGTTTGGCATGATGTAGCCAGACGTTTTGGGTCCATCTTTTGGTACGGTATACAGCTGAAAGTCTGGGTATGACTGGCGGACTTTATCGAGATATTCAGGCAGTGTTTGTTTTTCGACACGCTGCATCCATTGCAACCCAATTAATGTATCCGAAGAAGAAACCAACTCCTCAGCAAAAAGGTGAAATTGCCCCCAGTTTTCAGGCTTGGTGGCATGGAAAAAGTTAGCGCCTGCTCCGATGAAATGAAGGTCACTCGTCAGCACTTGAGACAAATTTTCCGTTTGCTGCTGGGCGAGGTTATTAAACAAAGCACTACTGTATTTAAGCTGCGACTTATAGGAATAATAAACGACCAGCGAAGTTATTAATGTCGTGGCTAAAAACGCAATAAGCGGGTAGAGAATCTTCTTTTGGGTTCCTAAGAGCATAATAACTGAGAGTTCATAACTGGCGTGAGTGCCTAGGTATCTTAGCCTTATACAATCAGCAACATAAAGTGTTATTGAATCCTAGACGGAAAAAATGGCGCCTGCTTCACCATTCAAGGTTTTATGGGTAAGAAAGTGATTAAAAACAGCGCAATTAAATCCAATGAACACAGTTTTAGGCTCAATTCTAGCAGCGCGCCGCATTGAATATGCTACTATTCGCCCCAATTTATCAGAATAATTCGGCAATAAGCCAAAGCAGAGATTGAGCCAATCTCTCCTAAAACTAAACAAAAGAGAAATGTCATGACATTCGATTTACAAATGATTCCTCAAACGTTCGATATGCTTCACGCAGGCCTCGCTGCTTCGAGCGTTTTGCTTCTTTTGATCGCGGTTTCACGCAAATCTAAGGTGATCGAAAAAGTAGTAGAAAAACCGGTTGAGAAAATCGTCGAGGTTGAGAAACCTGTCGAGAAGATCGTGGAAGTAGAAAAAGTAGTGGAAGTTGAGAAAGTCGTCGAACGAGTTGTAGAAGTTGAATCAAAACTTGCAACTGCATCAACGGACTCTGCAATGCAGCTGCTTTCTATCATGCAGCAAGAAGCTCGTCTGATTGACTTCCTAAAAGAAGACCTAACGTCATTCTCTGATGAAGAAGTAGGCGCAGCTGCTCGCGTAATCCACACTGGCGGTCAGAAAGTACTGAACGACTACGTGACGCTAGCACACGTTCGCAACGAAGACGAAGAAACTCGCGTTACGGTTGAAGAAGGCTTCAACCCACAAGAAATCCGCCTAACTGGCAACGTAACAGGCAGCGCGCCATTCAACGGCACGCTAGTTCATAAAGGCTGGAAAGCAACATCAATGACGTTGCCAAAACTGGCTGAGAACTACGATGCATCTGTGATCGCTCCAGCTGAGGTTGAGCTGTAATGGAACACATGAACCAAGAAAACCATTCTCAAGAAGCATCTGTTGAAACTCAACAGACGCCTAAATTCAGTGTTGGTATCGACTTAGGTACAACACACTGTGTGATGTCTTTTGTTGATACACACGACGAAGATGCTCGCGTTGAAGTTATGCCTATCCCGCAACTTACTGCGCCAGGCACGGTAGAGACTCGCAGCCAATTAGGCTCTTTCCTTTACCAACCGCACGAGCACGAAATGAACCCGCAATCACGCGTTCTTCCGTGGTCTGGCGAGCCAAAAGCACTGGTTGGTGCAATTGCACGTAACCTAGGTTCAAAAACACCAATTCGCCTTGTTGCAAGTGCGAAGTCTTGGCTTTGCCACGCTGGTGTGAACCGTCGTGATGCTTTCCTGCCAGCAGGTAGCCCAGAAGAAGTAGAAAAAGTCTCCCCTCTGCGTGCGACAGAGCTTTACCTAGAGCATCTAAAAGACGTTTGGAATCACACCAATCCAAATCACAACCTTGCCGATCAAGACGTGACTATTACGGTTCCTGCTTCTTTTGATCCTGCTGCTCGCGATCTAACAGCGGAAGCAGCACGCAACGTTGGTTTTGTGCACCTAACGCTTCTAGAAGAGCCACAAGCTGCGCTTTACAACTGGATTGATAACAGCGACGACAAATGGCGCGACGAAGTTGAAGTTGGTGACATCGTGCTTGTGGTCGATATCGGTGGTGGTACAACCGACCTTTCTTTGGTTGAAGTCACTGAAGACGACGGTAACCTGACTCTGAACCGTATCGCGGTAGGTGAACACATCCTACTTGGCGGTGACAACATGGATCTTGCACTTGCGTACCGCTTGAAGATGAAGCTAGCGCAAGAAGGCAAAGAGCTACAGCCATGGCAGGTTCAGGCGATGACGCACGCATGTCGTGACGCGAAAGAAGCGCTATTGAACGACAGCGAACTTCAGTCAGTGCCAATCGTGGTGCCAAGCCGCGGTTCTAAACTGCTTGGCGCAACGCTGAAAACAGAACTGACTCAAGAAGAAGTACAACAAACACTGGTTGACGGCTTCTTCCCTCAAGTTGCGATTACGGACCACCCTGTTCAACGTAACCGTGGTGCACTAACGCAAATGGGTCTGCCTTACGCGCAAGATGCGGGTATTACTCGTCACATTGCTGCGTTCTTGTCTAAACAAGCCAATGCACTTTCTGCTTCAGGAAATGGCGCAGAAGCAGCAGCCCAAGATTTCAACCCATTCGCTAACATGCCTGGCATGCCGGGTGCGGATGCAGCGCAATCGGCTGGCTTCATCAAGCCAACCGCAATCCTATTCAACGGTGGTGTTCTGAAATCGAAACTTCTCGCAACTCGTCTAGAAGACACGATCAACGAATGGCTAATTGAAGCAGATGCTGAAATGGCAAAACGCCTAACAGGTGTGGATCTCGACCTTGCGGTTGCTAGCGGTGCGGCTTATTACGGCTCTGTACGTCGTGGTCAAGGCGTTCGTATCCGTGGTGGTATTGCTTCGGCTTACTACGTGGGTATCGAAAGTGCGATGCCAGCGATTCCGGGCATGGCGCCGCCAATGGAAGCACTGTGTGTGGCACCATTTGGTATGGAAGAAGGCTCAAGCGTTGACGTACCAAGCCAAGAGTTTGGTTTGATCATCGGTCAGCCAGTTAACTTCCAATTCTTCGGCTCAACCGTTCGTCGTGATGACCTAGCAGGTACTCACCTAGACTACTGGGCACCAGAAGAGCTTGAAGAGCTACCAGAAATCCAAGTAACGCTGCCAGTATCTGAAGGTCGTCGTGAAGGTGAAGTGGTTCCAGTAACCCTAGCCTCTCGCGTGACAGAACTTGGTACGCTTTACTTAGAAGCCATTGCCGCTGATAACGGTCAAAAATGGCATGTTGAGTTCGATGTGCGCGAAGACGCGAAAAGCGACTCAAACGAAGAAGAATAAATAGAAATCAAACGGCATCCAATCGGGTGCCGTTTTTAAATACACGAAGGTTTGTATGGCATCTCCTCGTTTTCTTGTTGGTATTGACCTTGGCACCACAAACACTGTGGTGGCGTACTGTGAAATCACCGACAACCTTGAACAATCCGAAGTATCCCTATTCGACATCGACCAATTGATTGGTCCGGGTGAAGTGGTTCGTAAACCATTACTGCCCTCTTTCCGCTATCACCCAGCGGTTGGTCAAATCTCCCCTTCTGACCTGACACTCCCTTGGGAAAACGAACCTGTTTCCGGCGACATTAGTAATGTGATCGTGGGTGAATGGGCTCGTGAATTAGGCGCTAAGGTGGAAGGACGTCAGGTATCCAGTGCTAAAAGCTGGCTATCGCACCAAGCAGTAGATCGTAGCTCAGACATTCTTCCTTGGGCTGGCGCGCAAGACGTGGACAAAGTCTCACCCGTTATTGCCAGCGCAAGCTACCTCAACCACATTCGTCAAGCATGGAACTACCGTCACCCTAGCAATAAGCTAGAAGACCAAGAAGTGGTTGTGACCGTTCCAGCGTCGTTCGATGAAACCGCTCGTAAACTCACGCTTGAAGCCGCTGAGCTGGCGGGTTTAAAGAAAATCGTCCTGCTCGAAGAACCACAAGCCGTATGTTACGACTGGTACGCACGCCACCAGCAAACCGCAGCTGATGAACTCAAAGAGTTACCGCTGATTCTGGTGTGCGATGTGGGCGGTGGTACTACCGACTTGAGCTTGATTGAAGCCAGTTTCTCCTCTCAAGATGAACTAGCCCTTGATCGTATTGGCGTTGGCGAGCACTTGATGCTGGGCGGTGACAACCTCGACTTAGCACTCGCGCACCTTGCGGAAAGCCGCTTCAATCAAAGTAAGAAGCTCACTGCTGCAAGCCTGACTAAGCTGATTCAGCAAACTCGTAAGGCGAAAGAAAACCTGCTTTCAGTGAATGCACCTGAAGAAGTAAAAATCACCATGCTGGGCAGCGGCTCGAAACTTCTTGGTGGCACAAAGAGTATTGGGCTGAGTAAACAAGAAGTGCACCAAATCGCTTTAGATGGCTTCTTCCCGCTTTCTGATTTCAGTGAAGTGCCAGACAAACGCCGCAGCGCCGTTGTTGAGTTTGGTCTTCCATACGTTGCTGACCCAGCAGTGAGCAAACACGTTGCCGAGTTCTTAACGACGCATCAGCAAGTCTCTCGTGCCGCTCTTGGCATTGATGACGACAAACAAAATGCCATTCCAGTCGGTTTGCTACTCAACGGTGGTGTGTTCAACAGTGAGCTTGTGACAGAACGTGTCACTACCCTACTCTCCGATTGGCGCGGTGCTCCAGTTACGGTATTAGATAACCCACATCCAGATTGGTCGGTTGCATTGGGTGCCGTTGCATTTGGTAAAGCACGTCGTGGTGCACAACTTAAAATTGGCGGTGGCGCAGCGCGTTCTTACTTCTTGCACCTTCAAGAGAAGAACAAGATGGGTAAAGCGCTCTGTTTGCTCGCAAAAGGCACAGAAGAAGGTCACGAGATCCGCTTAAGTGGTCGTCGCTTCTCGCTTACCCTAGGTGAACCCGTTCGCTTTGACCTGCTGACGTCTACCCACGACACCTTAACCAATAACACTGCCATTCAAAACGGCGTAATGGTGGACGTTGACCCTGACTTGTTTGCTCCTCTACCGCCTTATATCACCACCCTTGAAGGTGAAGGTGCCGAACTGCAAGCCAACCAGAAAGAGCGTGTAGAAGTACAACTTGCGTGTCAGTTGACCGAAGTCGGCACGCTTAAGATGGAATGTGTCAGTGCAGAAGAAGACAGCAAACGTTGGGAACTTGAATTCGAAGTTCGTAATAAGCAAACCGAGGAAGGCGATCAGGTTGAACTGCACCCTCGCCTCAATGAGTGTAAGGAACTGATCGGTCGAATCTACAGTGGCAATAAAAAAAGCGCTGATGGTAAAGAGATCAAAACCTTAGCTAAAGATCTTGAGAAAAAACTTGGCAAGCGCGATGAATGGGATTTCACAACCTTACGTCAACTATTTGATGCGTTTGCGCAGGGTCGCAAGCGTCGCCGTCGTTCCGAACCACACGAGAAAAACTGGCTGCGTTTGGCTGGCTTCTCTTTAAGACCGGGATTTGGTGATGCCACGGATTCATGGCGTATCGAGCAGGTATGGGGGCTTTATCAGCAAGGTATTCAGTTTAAAAACCATCAAGGCTGGACAGATTGGTGGGTATTCTGGCGTCGTATCGCAGGTGGCTTGAGCCAAGAGCAGCAAGAGACCATCTTAGCCGACATCGCAAAATACCTACACCCTGGTGCGATAAAAAATCCTCAATCGGCCAAAGCGGCACAAGATATGGGTTACGAGTCGATGGTGCGCCTATCTGCTTCTTTGGAACATCTAGAAGTCGAAGACAAAGTTCTATTGGCAACGTGGTTCTTGAGCAAAGCCATCAACCATAACCAGTTCGAGCAAGCACACTGGTGGGCAATGGGTCGCTTGGCATCACGTACGCCTTTGTATGGCAGTCAGCATAACGTCGTTCCTCGTGAACAAGCGGAACAGTGGTTGCCTAAGCTGATAGAGCAGAACTGGCAAAAAGAACCAATGATCGCCTTCGCAGCCGTAATGATATGTCGTAAGACGGGCGATCGCCTATTCGACATCTCAGACGACTACCGTGAACAAGTTCTCACCAAGCTGAAGCAAAGCAAGGTGCCGGAATCTTGGGTATCACTGGTTGAGGAAGTCAAAGAACTGTCTGAGAGCGAGTCGAAGCGCATCTTTGGTGATGCACTGCCGAGTGGACTAACGCTCGTTAACCATTAATCTAACCAAAAACTGCCAGCAATGCTGGCAGTTTTTTTAATGGTCACTGACGTCTAGTATTAGCGCCACACACCCCACTCTCCCGTGGTTCCAGGCTCCTCTCCTGTGGTCCACCACTGCGCCGTCCACTCTTTACCGTTATGAGTCACGGTGTCGCCTTGAGTGTAAACCGCATCCTTTTTCCACTGATTGACCGGCTCAACCGGCGGTACATCCGCTTTAACCAATGACAGTGCATAGCTGTATGTTCCATTTGGTGCTAGTACTTGATTAGCGTGAATATTTGATGAGTCGAACATATAGTGGTTCATCTCTTGATGCCAAATACCCACATACCAATCGCCCGTTTGCTGCGAGTTAAATTGATCCGCCAGCTCTGCCGCCCATGTGTTTGTATTGTTGGCACTAATCGGGTGATTGATATCAACAATTTCCTGACCAGACGCATCAAAGGTGCGGAAACGCACAGTGTCGCCAGCTTCTACAGGCCCAAAGCCTTGAGGAACAAAATAGCCTAGAGTCGTTAGATTATTACCTGGATCTGTTGGCTCACCGGGGTTCGTTGGCGGCGTGGTGACATTTCCTCTCAATGTAATGTCACTACAGTTGTAAAAACCTTCCCCGGCCACATCAATACGTTGCCAACGCGTATAAAGAATCGCATCACCTGAACGGTCTGCAGGAAACGTGACCTTCATTCGGTAGCGCTTCTCAGCATCGACAGGCACATCACCCGCTGTGTCTATCAGTTCTAAATCATCCCACGTTAAAGGTTGCGTTTCATCGTAGCTCGGTTTGGTTAAGTAAAACTCCCAGTAAGACGGGTTGTGAGGCGCTTTGCCAAAAAAGACCAATTCAATCTGGTTGTTTTCATCCGGATTGACATTCGTGCGCTGCCACTGCGTCGACGGAATACTTAACCCTTTCTTTGCTGCATCGCCCGCTGAACATAACTGGCCATCTGGAACGATCGCTTTAACATGGGCCATATCGCGATAGTTAGGTACGTTTGCGGCAACCTCACTTCGCTGGACGAAGGGATACGCGCCAGACTCATTAAACGCTGCCTGACATGCTGAATTTGGAATTTCATTGGTCCAGAACCCGCCATCTTCATAACAAATGTTTTGACGGGCATTCGGAAACTCCACCCAGCCGTGAGCGTGAACATTGAACGAGAAAAGCGCAGAGGACACCCCTAGGCTCAACAGTGCGATATTTAACTTCGATTTCATAATTCATCCTTAAATGTGCTGACAATCTACTCAAAAACAAGTAGTTAACTATGGACAACACAAAACTAGCAGGCTGCTTTTATTTATCTGGCGAATTAATATCAAACTTTGTTAGAGCATCGTTTGCTTTCCAACATTTTTGTCATGTTAAGTAGCACGTAAAAAATCTTTTCGAGTCACTTCAAAGCCTGCCTCCCCTTGCACGTGGGTACTACGCAGACTCGAAGGCGTAAGTTTGGTCATGGTTCGAAATGCACGGCGAAAATTGGCGACATCGCTATACCCTAATCGATAGCCAATCTCTTCCACGGTGAGTTCCGTTTGCAGTAGTAGCTCGGTCGCCAAGCTGGCCATGACTTCATTGCGAATCGCTTGATACGTGACACCGTACTTGGCAAGCTCTCGCCTCATCGTCCGAGAAGAACAGCCATAATCTTGAGCAAGCTCTTCTAAAGACGGCAGCATCATTGGCTGTTGATAAAAGCGAGATTTGATCTGTTGAACAAGCGACTGAGGTGATTCAAGTGTCTCAACAATTGACTGACAAGAGCGCAATGAGTGTCTCAAAGCCACCGCATCATATTGAGCAACTGGCAACTCAAGCGCTGAGCGCGGAAAAATCAGTTCAATGCTTGCTTGGTTAAAATGCACAGCGCAATCAAACACTGACCGATACTGATGGCAATAGATCGGGGAGGAATACGGCAAGGAGAGTTGGATCAGTGGCATTGCCTGTCCCGTAAGTTGGCGATATATCGACACGACTGCGGCGAGAAAAAACTCACAGCAAAATGGCAGCAACTCACTAATGTCGACCGCCTCTTCTATCTGCAGCGCCGCGCGTTCGCCATCTACAGTCAATCGCACTGTAAATAGTGGGCCATTCAACCTCAAATATTTAAAGCCAGTTTTCACTGCATCCAACACTGAGGGGCTGGTTCGAATCGCATAGCCAAGAACGCCGAACTGATGTAAATCCATTTGTCTACCCGCAAGCAATCCTAGCCCCTCGTTTGGGTACAATTGCACTGCCGCGTGAAACAATTTGAGCTTGTCTGTATAGCTTAATGTCGACTCACTTCGGCTCCACTCGTATTCAGCAATACCTTGCTGCGCCAACAACGATGGAAGGTCAGCGCCTTTTGACTCCAAAGCCCGAACTAACAAGGCAATATCCAATGTACCGAGCTGGCTGCGGTGATCCATCGCGAGATACTGGGCGATCAGTTGCAAGACATGTCTCCTTAGGCATCAAGTTGAATTAAAGTGATCAAGATGACTTTAATGTCCGAATATGACCTAACAAAAAGGCAAGTTTCAAGCAAGAATAATAGAAATGTGAACAAAAGGTTAAAATCAACCCATGCGAGACCATCATCTTTTTCCGGCCCCAGAGACGTTGATCAATAAGGATGGTCGTCCTCTATTTGGTCAAATCAACGGTATCCCGAAAAAGTTGGGGCTTGAGCACTATGAACGCCTGAATGACATGGATAAACCCGTCGGATCGCTCAGCAAACACTTTGCCTACAAGCAATTTCAATTTGTCAGCGTGTTTGTCGACCACTTTGTGATCGGCGTGGCTATCGCTGATATCCGCTATCTTGGATCAGCATTTTGCTACGTTTACGACCTTAGTGAAGACAGAATGGTCGAAGAAAACTGGCTTCGACCTCTTCACTTTGATAAGCAAATGTCTGATTCCCCGTACCAAGGCACCAGTTGGATTGCCGGAAAGCGAATCCAATTTCACATTCTTGACGCCAGTTGGCAGGTTTCAATCAACACCTCTGCCATCCAAGCTAGCCTCTCTTTAACCGCCCCACCAGACAGCAAGCCACTGTCAATGTGCACGCCAACAGGCTATTCAGGTTGGACGTATACAGCGAAACACAATGCCCTGAGTGTGACAGGAGAGCTCACTATCAACGGATTACCAATCAAGCTTGATAGCGCCTTAGCGGGTTATGATTTTTCGGCGGGTTATATGCGTCGAGAAACGAGTTGGCGCTGGGCTAGCATCAGCACACAAAGTGCTGGCGCTACACTTGGCCTAAACCTCGCGGCGGGCGTTAACGAAACAGGCAGCTGCGAAAACGCTATGTGGGTCAACGGTCAACGACACTTACTCGGTCCAGTCCACTTTGAGTTTCAACGAATGTCTCCTCACGGTGATTGGCGACTGTTTTCAGAATCAGGAGAAGTCGATCTGCTATTTACACCGAAAAACAAACGCAGTGAGAAGCTAAACCTTTGGCTGCTCAAAAGTAACTTTCGTCAGTTCATCGGTCGCTTTTCAGGCACGCTCACAGATAACAGTGGTCAAGTTCATACACTCAATAATGTGTTGGGGCTAACGGAAGACCATTTTGCGCGTTGGTAGGAGGAAGTAAAAATGACCGTCGATAGTTTAGTCAATCACCCAGAATGGCTGTTGATCGTTCTCGCACCTATATTTGTTCTTTGTATGCTTGCAGAATATTGGCTGGGGCAACGCAGGCAAAAACTGCCAGAAAACTCACGCTATTCATTACCAGAAACACTATGTAACTTTACGTTGGCAGGAATGCACCAAATAGCCGATCTGCTTACCGGATTAGTTATCGCCAATCTATATCTTTGGTTATTTGATTGGCGCTTGTTTGATATTTCGATGACGGCGCTTAGCTTCCTCGCACTAATGATATTGCAAGATTTTTGCTACTACTGGTTTCATCGAGCAAGCCATCGAGTTCGCTGGATGTGGGCAGCCCATGTCGCCCACCATAGCTCTGAGAACATGAACTTCAGTACCGCATTTCGCCAAAGTTTGATGTACCCGCTCGCGGGAATGTGGCTGTTTTGGGTGCCGCTTGTAATCATCGGTTTCGAGCCAAAGTGGGTCATCTTCGTTGTATTACTCAACCTTGGATTGCAGTTTTTCGTCCATACCCAGTGGATTAGAACCTTAGGTCCTTTGGAGTTCATCTTTAACACGCCTTCTCACCATCGTGTTCATCACGGTACCAACCCACAATACATCGACAAGAACTACGCCGGAGTGCTGATCATCTGGGACAAACTGTTTGGCACCTTTGAGCCAGAAGCTGAGCCTGTTCGTTACGGTATCACAACACCCGTAAACAGCTTCAATCCAATCACAGTCACATTCCATGAATGGAAAGAGATGTGGTCTGCCGCATTTGGCAAACCACTCTCTGTTAAGCAAAGACTCAGCGTACTGTTTTCGCCTCCCAAGGACTAAATGATCAGGTTCGGCGGCCCGAATATATTACCAACAGATAGGCGCTGGTCGGTCATCCAGTAACCAAGAGATCCAACGCCTTCTCGAGTTAAGGATAAATCCTTCATCTGCGGTAATGCCGCTCACGACTCGAGCATCGGCTTGCCTAGCTTCTGTCACGTAGGAGATTCGCCAATCGGCGCTGTTAACTCTTTTTCCTTGGTTGAGCGCATCACTTAACGCTTGGCTGGTGATAATCATCGTTAATCCCTTGGCCCATTCGATACCAATATCTGCATCGCCGACCTCACCGATTGCTACGGGGACCTCCAACGAACAATGACGACCCTGTTGATCAATGCTGATGTATTGACCGCTGCCTACTCTCCCTTTTATCCAAAGCAACTCACCTTGTGTGGTTGACTCCACGGTCAAGACTCCGATGGCATCGTTGGGTATCTCAGGATGATGCTTAGCAACGGCATAACTAGAACAACTGAGTAGCAGTCCAAATATGATCCAGATTTTCATACCGCCTCCTCAAGCGCTAAGCCAACGCCGGGTTTTGCGAGTAAGTAAATTAGCCAAATTGGACCAATGACCGGGACAAGAAATACCCATCCCCACCAGCCACTATGCTCAATGTCGTGTAAACGACGTACAGCGATAGAAATCATCGGCACAAGACTGACAACGCCATAAATAAGGTCCGCCCCAATTGTTGCAGCCGTGATCACATCCCATGTAATGCATAGCAGAGTCACCGCTATGTGTACCCCGATAAAAGACCAAAATGCATAACGAGATGCACGGCCATCAAACTGAAATGCGTGTTTCCATGCCAGAAAATAATAAGACATCGTGTCCTCCTTAGTTTGTCAAAGAACACAGTAGGAAAATAACGATGAGCATGCGTCCTAAAACCCGTTCTAGGACGTTCTAAAACCGATTTTCGTCCGTCGCAGACTGTTTATTGGACAAGGGTTTGATTATCCTAAGAGCTTGTCAGTACAAGGTAACTACCAAGAAACGTTTCCATAAAATCAAGGAAAGAGAAATGTTAGCCATTCCCGTCCCATTCGTTGTCTCCATGCTGTTTGGACTGTTCGCCATTACCTTATATATGCGAGATTCACAGCAAACGAAGGGCGCTTGTGGGTTTTTATTGCTCTGCTGCGTCACGACAATTGTCGTGGGGCTAAGGTGGTCTTTCCCGTTCCCAGTTTTCCACTATGTACAACCCGTATTGGCATGTTTAATTCCCGTATCTGCGTGGATTACCTTTGCTCATATTGGGGAAAAGAGCCGAGTCCACACTCACTTGTTCAGTCCGCTTGTCGTCATCGTTAGCTTACTGATCCAAGATTGGCTGATGGTTTCCGTCGACTTAATCTTAACGCTCATCTACCTTGGTTACGGTTTCGCTCTGTTGCGACAATCGCAGCTTCGTAATGCGATGCTCAATGTCTCTTTAGGTCACTGGGAATCAGTCCAAAAATCCCAACGAATCGCTGCAACCGCTCTGCTCTTATCGGCAGTCATCGACATTGGCATATCGGTTGATTTCGCCCTCAATCAAGGCTCCTACGCCATCTACATTTTAACCACCGCTCACTTACTGCTTTTACCGATCCTGTCACTGGCGGTCGTCACCGCCGCTATCCACACGCCGATACAAGAGGAGGTGTCAGACACGTCGCTG includes the following:
- a CDS encoding AraC family transcriptional regulator — protein: MQLIAQYLAMDHRSQLGTLDIALLVRALESKGADLPSLLAQQGIAEYEWSRSESTLSYTDKLKLFHAAVQLYPNEGLGLLAGRQMDLHQFGVLGYAIRTSPSVLDAVKTGFKYLRLNGPLFTVRLTVDGERAALQIEEAVDISELLPFCCEFFLAAVVSIYRQLTGQAMPLIQLSLPYSSPIYCHQYRSVFDCAVHFNQASIELIFPRSALELPVAQYDAVALRHSLRSCQSIVETLESPQSLVQQIKSRFYQQPMMLPSLEELAQDYGCSSRTMRRELAKYGVTYQAIRNEVMASLATELLLQTELTVEEIGYRLGYSDVANFRRAFRTMTKLTPSSLRSTHVQGEAGFEVTRKDFLRAT
- a CDS encoding DUF2804 domain-containing protein, which produces MRDHHLFPAPETLINKDGRPLFGQINGIPKKLGLEHYERLNDMDKPVGSLSKHFAYKQFQFVSVFVDHFVIGVAIADIRYLGSAFCYVYDLSEDRMVEENWLRPLHFDKQMSDSPYQGTSWIAGKRIQFHILDASWQVSINTSAIQASLSLTAPPDSKPLSMCTPTGYSGWTYTAKHNALSVTGELTINGLPIKLDSALAGYDFSAGYMRRETSWRWASISTQSAGATLGLNLAAGVNETGSCENAMWVNGQRHLLGPVHFEFQRMSPHGDWRLFSESGEVDLLFTPKNKRSEKLNLWLLKSNFRQFIGRFSGTLTDNSGQVHTLNNVLGLTEDHFARW
- a CDS encoding sterol desaturase family protein; the protein is MTVDSLVNHPEWLLIVLAPIFVLCMLAEYWLGQRRQKLPENSRYSLPETLCNFTLAGMHQIADLLTGLVIANLYLWLFDWRLFDISMTALSFLALMILQDFCYYWFHRASHRVRWMWAAHVAHHSSENMNFSTAFRQSLMYPLAGMWLFWVPLVIIGFEPKWVIFVVLLNLGLQFFVHTQWIRTLGPLEFIFNTPSHHRVHHGTNPQYIDKNYAGVLIIWDKLFGTFEPEAEPVRYGITTPVNSFNPITVTFHEWKEMWSAAFGKPLSVKQRLSVLFSPPKD
- a CDS encoding DUF805 domain-containing protein, which produces MSYYFLAWKHAFQFDGRASRYAFWSFIGVHIAVTLLCITWDVITAATIGADLIYGVVSLVPMISIAVRRLHDIEHSGWWGWVFLVPVIGPIWLIYLLAKPGVGLALEEAV
- a CDS encoding helix-turn-helix domain-containing protein, with translation MLAIPVPFVVSMLFGLFAITLYMRDSQQTKGACGFLLLCCVTTIVVGLRWSFPFPVFHYVQPVLACLIPVSAWITFAHIGEKSRVHTHLFSPLVVIVSLLIQDWLMVSVDLILTLIYLGYGFALLRQSQLRNAMLNVSLGHWESVQKSQRIAATALLLSAVIDIGISVDFALNQGSYAIYILTTAHLLLLPILSLAVVTAAIHTPIQEEVSDTSLSKEPCTTSRMQPSAGVETPLLESTAKEIIQALDDNMRRKSSYLDPELTLSKLSRKLGYPAKQISIAVNQVHQRNISKLINEYRIQHAQKALVETKDSITQISLSSGFQTKSNFNREFSRVSGMSPSQYRKEHRAVKTDATNNG